In one window of Desulfuromonas sp. DNA:
- a CDS encoding efflux RND transporter periplasmic adaptor subunit has protein sequence MRRLVLLLAPLLFALPALAQEGGPPPALVAVAPVTVGTVAPQATFVGTVTYPETSEVAAEANGRVAKVAFEEGQRVADGATLVVLEASVLRREIAAIEASRKQAAVEAKKARLETERFRTLFDQKTVSRQEYENYLYAGEALALRVDSLAAQVAALQTQLGKKTVPAPYDGVILERFTDRGEWLEPGSAVATMARDDEVDVIVSVPGEALAHLRVGLEVDFEAGGNRQTGRIVALIGRGDVKTRTFPVKIRAANEHGLFEGMEARVALPTGPARESFVVPRDAIVSGPGGTSVALVAEGQAQFVPVMVLGYLGLSAGIEGEGLTEGASVVVKGNERLRPGQPVRVAGGDE, from the coding sequence ATGCGCAGACTGGTCCTCCTCCTCGCCCCGCTCCTCTTCGCCCTCCCGGCCCTCGCCCAGGAGGGCGGGCCGCCGCCAGCCCTGGTCGCCGTCGCGCCGGTCACGGTCGGCACGGTCGCCCCCCAAGCCACCTTCGTCGGCACCGTCACCTATCCCGAAACCTCCGAGGTCGCCGCCGAGGCCAACGGCCGGGTGGCGAAGGTGGCCTTCGAGGAGGGGCAGCGGGTCGCCGACGGGGCAACACTCGTCGTCCTCGAAGCGTCGGTGCTGCGCCGGGAGATCGCGGCCATCGAGGCCTCGCGCAAGCAGGCCGCGGTGGAGGCGAAGAAAGCCCGCCTGGAAACCGAGCGTTTCCGGACCCTCTTCGACCAGAAGACGGTCTCCCGCCAGGAGTACGAAAACTACCTCTATGCCGGCGAGGCCCTCGCCCTGCGGGTCGACTCCCTCGCCGCGCAGGTCGCCGCCCTGCAGACCCAGCTCGGCAAGAAGACCGTCCCGGCCCCCTACGACGGGGTGATCCTCGAGCGCTTCACCGACCGGGGCGAATGGCTGGAGCCGGGCTCGGCCGTGGCGACCATGGCCCGGGACGACGAGGTGGACGTGATAGTCAGCGTCCCCGGGGAGGCGCTGGCGCACCTCCGGGTCGGGCTTGAGGTCGATTTCGAAGCGGGCGGGAATCGGCAGACGGGCAGGATCGTCGCCCTGATCGGCCGGGGGGACGTCAAGACCCGGACCTTCCCCGTGAAGATCCGCGCCGCCAACGAGCACGGCCTCTTCGAGGGGATGGAGGCCCGGGTCGCCCTGCCCACCGGGCCGGCCCGGGAGAGCTTCGTCGTCCCCCGGGACGCCATCGTCAGCGGCCCCGGGGGGACGAGCGTGGCCCTCGTCGCCGAGGGGCAGGCGCAGTTCGTCCCGGTGATGGTCCTCGGCTACCTGGGGCTGAGCGCCGGGATCGAGGGGGAGGGCCTGACCGAAGGCGCCTCCGTCGTGGTCAAGGGGAACGAACGGCTGCGGCCGGGACAGCCGGTGCGGGTCGCGGGGGGGGACGAGTAG
- a CDS encoding helix-turn-helix domain-containing protein, giving the protein MPKTIKPLPTPVQQGPLDAETLGTFVRARRTQSAMGIHEAAAFCGVAVDTLTKIEKAKGDVRLSSVLTVCRMLGISLTVENWEE; this is encoded by the coding sequence ATGCCCAAGACGATCAAGCCATTGCCGACCCCGGTCCAGCAAGGGCCGCTGGATGCGGAAACTCTGGGGACGTTTGTCCGCGCCCGGCGTACCCAGTCCGCCATGGGGATTCACGAGGCAGCCGCTTTCTGCGGAGTCGCTGTCGATACGCTGACCAAAATTGAAAAGGCCAAGGGGGATGTCCGGCTCTCCAGTGTTCTCACCGTCTGTCGAATGCTCGGCATCAGCCTCACGGTAGAGAATTGGGAGGAGTAA
- a CDS encoding HipA domain-containing protein — translation MSAQLSVFLNREPLGTITLHGKEDRYQLEYASSWLAGPGFPISPHLNPGECGSEPVKRFLANLLPEGKWLDELSVDNQISQGNIFGLIALIGSETTGALTFRYDGEGLEPRPTELRPISDEELTERIAQRQQVSIARWDGKPRLSVTGVQDKLPILIMPDGAFGFGEGELASTHILKFGKRPDMHMVVNEFICMELARLVQLPVARVSLRRLGEPVLLVERFDRRWNGGKVDRLHLIDGCQMLDLPPTYKYERPFGTSGEGARIRTGASLPRLFAASRQCRIPALASRDLLNWALFQLLIGNSDAHGKNISFFIDKRGIDVAPGYDLLNIDIYGDEFDRDLAMAVGDEFVAGEILPYQLAEMCHECGLPQRQVATTLTKLCTAVLKNLDKISLDQVLVEDEVSFAEGLFGRIRANASRFLGFAEELPHVRL, via the coding sequence ATGTCAGCACAGCTCTCTGTATTTTTGAATCGCGAACCGCTCGGGACGATAACCCTGCATGGCAAGGAGGACCGTTATCAACTGGAGTATGCATCCTCATGGCTTGCCGGCCCGGGGTTTCCAATCTCTCCCCATTTGAACCCCGGGGAGTGCGGCTCGGAACCGGTAAAGCGGTTTCTTGCCAACCTTCTTCCGGAAGGGAAGTGGTTAGACGAACTGTCGGTCGACAACCAGATCTCACAGGGCAACATCTTCGGACTGATCGCACTGATCGGATCGGAGACAACCGGCGCCTTGACCTTCCGGTATGATGGCGAAGGTCTGGAGCCAAGACCGACTGAATTACGCCCGATCAGCGATGAGGAACTGACCGAGCGCATCGCCCAGCGCCAGCAGGTCTCCATTGCCAGGTGGGATGGAAAGCCGCGCCTCTCCGTGACCGGGGTCCAGGATAAGCTGCCGATCTTGATTATGCCGGATGGTGCGTTCGGTTTTGGTGAGGGGGAGTTGGCGTCCACCCATATACTCAAATTCGGCAAGAGACCGGACATGCACATGGTGGTCAACGAGTTCATTTGCATGGAACTGGCCCGCCTGGTCCAACTTCCCGTGGCCAGGGTCTCCCTGCGGAGGCTTGGAGAACCGGTGCTGCTGGTAGAACGATTCGATCGCCGCTGGAACGGGGGCAAGGTGGACCGGTTGCATCTGATCGATGGCTGTCAGATGCTCGACCTGCCGCCGACCTATAAGTACGAGCGTCCCTTCGGCACCTCCGGGGAGGGGGCGCGAATCAGGACCGGGGCCAGTCTGCCCAGGTTGTTCGCAGCGAGCCGGCAGTGCCGGATTCCGGCCCTGGCGAGCAGAGATCTGCTGAACTGGGCCCTGTTTCAGTTGCTGATCGGCAACAGCGACGCCCACGGAAAAAACATCTCGTTCTTCATCGACAAGAGGGGGATCGATGTGGCGCCTGGCTATGATCTGCTGAATATCGATATCTACGGCGACGAATTTGACCGGGATCTTGCCATGGCCGTGGGTGACGAGTTTGTCGCCGGTGAGATCCTGCCGTATCAACTGGCTGAAATGTGCCACGAGTGTGGGTTGCCGCAGAGGCAGGTCGCAACGACCTTGACAAAGCTCTGCACAGCCGTTTTGAAGAACCTGGACAAAATCTCGTTGGACCAAGTGCTTGTGGAGGACGAAGTTTCCTTTGCCGAGGGACTTTTTGGGAGGATCAGGGCCAATGCAAGCCGGTTTCTCGGATTCGCCGAGGAGCTGCCGCATGTCAGGCTCTGA